The following proteins come from a genomic window of Dreissena polymorpha isolate Duluth1 chromosome 1, UMN_Dpol_1.0, whole genome shotgun sequence:
- the LOC127865094 gene encoding uncharacterized protein LOC127865094: protein MVGSTIGPSCLTIFSLLPPSLPSQAGQMVGSTIGPSCLTLFSLFLPSFPSQAGQMVGSTIGLSCLTLFCLFLPYLLQSGPDGWFYHRSVLSYTLLPVSAFFPVPSGPDGWFYHRSVLSSSLIPVSALSLLPSGPDGWFYHRSVLSCNLLPASVFSFLPSGPDGWFYHRSVLFNNFLPASAFSALPSGPDGWFYHRSVLSYTLLPVSAFSPSQACQMVGSTIGPSCLPLSSLFLPYLSSQAGQMVGSTIGPSCLAIFSLLPSSLSSQAGQMVGSTIGPSCLTIFSLLPPSLPSQAGQMVGSTIGLSCLTLFSLFLPSLPPKRARWLVLP, encoded by the exons atggttggttctaccatag gtccgtcttgtcttacaatcttctccctgcttccgccttctctgccctcccaagcgggccagatggttggttctaccatag gtccgtcttgtcttacactcttctccctgtttctgccttctttcccgtcccaagcgggccagatggttggttctaccatag gtctgtcttgtcttacactcttctgcctgtttctgccttatctcctccaaagcgggccagatggttggttctaccatag gtccgtcttgtcttacactcttctccctgtttctgccttctttcccgtcccaagcgggccagatggttggttctaccatag gtccgtcttgtcttcctctctcatccctgtttctgccttatctctcctcccaagcgggccagatggttggttctaccataggtccgtcttgtcttgcaatcttctccctgcttccgtcTTCTCtttcctcccaagcgggccagatggttggttctaccataggtccgtcttgtttaacaattttctccctgcttccgccttctctgccctcccaagcgggccagatggttggttctaccataggtctgtcttgtcttacactcttctccctgtttctgccttctctccctcccaagcgtgccagatggttggttctaccatag gtccgtcttgtcttcctctctcatccctgtttctgccttatctctcctcccaagcgggccagatggttggttctaccataggtccgtcttgtcttgcaatcttctccctgcttccgtcTTCTCtttcctcccaagcgggccagatggttggttctaccataggtccgtcttgtttaacaattttctccctgcttccgccttctctgccctcccaagcgggccagatggttggttctaccataggtctgtcttgtcttacactcttctccctgtttctgccttctctccctcccaagcgtgccagatggttggttctaccatag